The Leptospira hartskeerlii genome contains a region encoding:
- the ilvA gene encoding threonine ammonia-lyase, biosynthetic, whose product MLLGISFVINYIRKILDARVYDVSVHTPLDPMIRMSQRLNSSVLLKREDLQPIFSFKIRGAYNLISRLSPEEKRSGVICASAGNHAQGVALSAQKLGIKATIVMPITTPSIKIEAVQYFGAEIVLYGDTFDEAYSYARKLEKEKKLKFIHPYDDPDVIAGQGTVGLEILQQYPDPIEAVFIPIGGGGLAAGVASYIKFLRPEIKVIGVEPSDAASMKEAISANKRVILDRVGLFADGVAVRQAGEETFKVCKELLDDILVANTDQICAAVKDIFEDMRVIAEPAGALSLAGLKSYTNQNPNRTGALIAINSGANMNFDRLRHVAERAEIGESREILLGVTIPEKPGSYLKFVQTLGNKIITEFNYRYATDKQAHVFVGLKLKGSHSEKEKVISELESLGYEVLDISANETAKIHIRYMVGGRVSELKDEIILRCEFPERPGALLKFLESVGTNWNITLFHYRNHGADYGRVLVGFQVPSPDREGFRERLKSLGYPYEEETNNLAYKMFLRTFD is encoded by the coding sequence ATGCTCTTAGGGATTTCCTTTGTGATAAATTATATCCGCAAAATTTTAGACGCGAGAGTTTACGATGTCTCGGTCCATACACCCTTAGACCCAATGATCAGAATGAGCCAAAGATTAAATTCTTCGGTTCTTTTAAAAAGAGAGGATCTGCAACCGATCTTCTCCTTTAAGATCAGAGGAGCGTACAATCTAATTTCCAGACTTTCTCCTGAGGAAAAAAGATCCGGAGTAATATGCGCTTCTGCAGGAAATCATGCACAGGGAGTGGCACTCTCCGCTCAAAAATTAGGGATCAAAGCAACTATCGTCATGCCGATCACTACCCCATCCATCAAAATAGAAGCGGTTCAATATTTTGGAGCAGAGATTGTTCTGTACGGAGATACTTTTGACGAAGCCTATTCTTATGCTAGGAAATTAGAAAAGGAGAAGAAGCTAAAATTTATACATCCTTACGATGACCCGGACGTGATCGCAGGGCAAGGCACGGTAGGTTTAGAAATTTTACAGCAATATCCAGATCCGATCGAAGCTGTTTTTATCCCAATCGGAGGCGGAGGGTTGGCTGCAGGTGTCGCCTCTTATATAAAATTTTTAAGACCTGAGATCAAAGTAATCGGAGTAGAACCTTCTGACGCAGCTTCTATGAAAGAAGCCATCTCTGCAAACAAAAGAGTTATCTTAGATAGAGTTGGGTTGTTTGCGGACGGAGTCGCAGTCAGACAAGCCGGAGAAGAAACATTCAAAGTTTGTAAAGAACTCTTGGACGATATATTAGTAGCAAATACCGATCAGATCTGTGCCGCAGTGAAAGATATATTCGAAGACATGAGAGTGATCGCGGAACCTGCAGGAGCTCTATCTCTCGCAGGCTTAAAATCCTATACAAATCAAAATCCGAATCGAACCGGAGCACTCATCGCGATCAATAGCGGTGCTAATATGAATTTTGATAGACTCAGACATGTGGCGGAAAGAGCAGAAATCGGAGAATCCAGAGAAATTTTACTCGGAGTTACCATTCCGGAAAAACCCGGAAGCTATCTTAAATTTGTCCAGACCTTAGGAAATAAGATCATTACCGAATTCAATTATAGATACGCCACAGACAAACAAGCTCACGTATTCGTTGGTTTAAAATTGAAAGGCTCCCATTCTGAAAAAGAAAAAGTAATCTCGGAATTGGAATCCTTGGGTTACGAAGTTCTGGATATAAGCGCTAATGAAACTGCTAAGATCCATATCCGTTACATGGTTGGAGGAAGAGTTTCCGAACTAAAAGATGAGATTATCTTAAGATGTGAATTCCCGGAACGCCCGGGCGCTCTCTTGAAATTTTTGGAATCAGTAGGGACCAATTGGAATATTACATTATTCCATTATAGGAATCATGGAGCGGATTACGGCAGGGTATTAGTTGGGTTTCAGGTTCCTTCTCCAGATAGGGAAGGTTTTAGAGAAAGACTTAAAAGTTTAGGATACCCTTATGAAGAAGAAACGAATAACCTAGCTTATAAAATGTTTTTGCGAACGTTTGATTAA
- a CDS encoding SRPBCC family protein has protein sequence MKAEVSIVGKEIIGVKTLDAPRELVWEVWTDPKQVAIWWGPNGFTNTIHEMSVKPGGIWRFTMHGPDGTDYPNHIQFIEVVKPEKLVYDHGDDSNPKQFHVTVLFEEEGSKTKLTMRSRFPSEEAIKNVADFALDGLRETLGRLEVFLEKK, from the coding sequence ATGAAGGCAGAAGTTTCTATCGTAGGAAAAGAAATTATAGGGGTTAAAACTTTAGATGCCCCAAGAGAATTAGTTTGGGAAGTTTGGACTGACCCGAAGCAAGTTGCTATCTGGTGGGGGCCCAACGGCTTTACGAATACAATTCATGAAATGAGCGTAAAACCGGGAGGGATCTGGAGATTCACAATGCATGGTCCAGACGGTACGGATTATCCTAATCACATTCAGTTCATAGAAGTGGTTAAACCTGAAAAACTTGTCTACGATCATGGAGACGATTCCAATCCGAAACAATTCCATGTAACCGTCCTTTTCGAAGAAGAAGGTTCCAAAACCAAACTTACTATGAGATCCAGATTCCCGAGCGAAGAAGCGATTAAAAACGTAGCAGATTTCGCATTGGATGGGCTTAGAGAAACTCTGGGACGTCTAGAGGTATTCCTGGAAAAGAAATAA
- the fliO gene encoding flagellar biosynthetic protein FliO: protein MSRIFQTIHSFFSGFGSLALAFGVFCILSGIAGGLYSQGSEREQMDEVLKKELGTADKKAPESSAPKQEEKKETAPESTPNPVEERYKPVSDGPSLAGILFRIVLVLGILCGAAYWILRTLAKSREGSLPVRGEMNLLGSLNLGTNKQLQIVEVTGQIFVLGVADNGINLISEITDTETKARLQRMRDEFKPPEGGFLVTALEQLKDLNIRLTGKSEEEEQTLRQTPGERKEKQRKLKEKLDEIKKERNNLENGLFDLN from the coding sequence ATGAGCCGAATTTTTCAAACGATCCATTCGTTTTTTTCAGGATTCGGCTCCCTCGCTTTGGCGTTCGGAGTCTTTTGTATTTTATCGGGTATTGCCGGGGGTTTATATTCTCAAGGTTCCGAAAGAGAACAAATGGACGAAGTTCTCAAGAAGGAACTAGGCACAGCGGACAAAAAGGCACCTGAATCTTCTGCTCCTAAACAAGAGGAGAAGAAGGAAACGGCACCTGAGTCTACGCCGAACCCTGTGGAAGAAAGATACAAGCCTGTTTCGGATGGGCCAAGTCTCGCAGGGATCTTGTTTAGGATCGTTCTAGTACTCGGAATTCTTTGTGGAGCTGCGTATTGGATTTTAAGAACTCTCGCAAAATCCAGAGAAGGTTCTCTTCCTGTTAGAGGAGAGATGAATCTACTTGGAAGTTTGAATCTTGGTACGAACAAACAGTTGCAGATAGTAGAGGTGACCGGACAAATTTTTGTATTAGGCGTAGCGGATAACGGTATTAATTTAATTTCCGAAATTACGGATACGGAGACTAAGGCGAGACTCCAAAGAATGAGGGACGAATTTAAACCTCCGGAAGGTGGATTTTTGGTCACTGCTTTGGAACAATTAAAGGATTTGAATATTCGTCTTACCGGAAAGTCGGAAGAGGAAGAACAAACTCTTCGCCAAACACCGGGTGAAAGAAAAGAGAAACAGAGAAAACTCAAAGAGAAGTTAGACGAAATTAAGAAGGAAAGGAATAATCTGGAAAACGGATTATTCGATTTGAACTAG
- the fliN gene encoding flagellar motor switch protein FliN, with the protein MGEGSLSQEEIDALLAGANDTFDPGGSMAAGGGSKEAAGLSPVDRDLLSDFLSHCFMTAGNTLAAILSKTSNFMNPTSEAKSRKDVEAELKSNTFLLYSTYSGNLNGRVVLAMGADNAARIANMMMGGFDSGGLDEGQLQTLRDSLTPIMGALQSQIAAKTGGGVNGSPAETRHVTSPAALVLPEGDPLVRTFFNLAIEGLPSFRIQFILSLSMANDILSLSKRSGGGGGGDYASGGYQGGMGGGGISQVGMKGVSFPNLATASGAQSTPNLNLLMDVQMSVTVELGRTKMYIKDILGLGEGSIIELDKLAGEPVDLLVNGKLIAKGEVVVIDENFGVRVTDIVSPADRIKPESGGG; encoded by the coding sequence ATGGGTGAAGGATCCCTTTCCCAGGAAGAAATAGACGCCCTTTTAGCGGGTGCAAATGATACATTCGATCCAGGCGGTAGCATGGCTGCCGGAGGCGGGTCCAAGGAAGCTGCCGGTCTTTCTCCGGTAGATAGGGACCTTTTGTCCGATTTTCTCTCTCATTGTTTTATGACTGCTGGGAATACCTTAGCGGCCATTCTTTCCAAAACTTCTAATTTTATGAATCCTACTTCCGAGGCAAAATCCCGGAAGGACGTAGAAGCAGAACTTAAGTCCAACACGTTTTTATTATATTCTACCTATTCAGGAAATCTGAACGGAAGAGTTGTGCTTGCAATGGGTGCAGACAATGCGGCCCGTATTGCAAACATGATGATGGGCGGTTTCGATTCGGGCGGCCTGGACGAAGGCCAGCTCCAAACTTTAAGAGATAGTTTGACTCCTATTATGGGAGCGCTTCAATCTCAGATCGCTGCTAAAACCGGCGGTGGAGTAAATGGTTCTCCTGCGGAGACTAGACATGTAACTTCTCCAGCTGCATTGGTACTTCCGGAAGGTGATCCGCTTGTTCGGACATTCTTCAACTTAGCGATAGAAGGACTTCCATCCTTCAGAATTCAGTTCATTCTTTCCTTATCTATGGCGAATGATATTCTCTCTCTTTCCAAAAGGTCCGGTGGAGGAGGGGGAGGAGATTATGCTTCCGGTGGCTACCAAGGTGGAATGGGAGGCGGCGGAATTTCTCAAGTAGGAATGAAAGGAGTTTCTTTCCCGAATCTTGCCACTGCGAGCGGCGCCCAGAGCACTCCGAACCTAAACCTTCTCATGGACGTTCAAATGTCTGTGACCGTGGAACTCGGAAGAACTAAGATGTACATTAAAGATATCTTAGGTTTAGGAGAAGGTTCCATCATCGAGTTGGATAAACTCGCGGGTGAGCCGGTGGACCTTTTGGTAAACGGCAAGTTGATTGCGAAGGGTGAGGTCGTGGTCATCGACGAAAACTTCGGTGTGCGTGTAACGGATATCGTAAGTCCGGCGGATAGGATCAAGCCGGAGTCGGGAGGCGGATGA
- the fliP gene encoding flagellar type III secretion system pore protein FliP (The bacterial flagellar biogenesis protein FliP forms a type III secretion system (T3SS)-type pore required for flagellar assembly.) produces MRHNRVMWKILSGVLLFAVLVIAIPEETFAQAKAPRIPIPNLNINVNEAKGPRETSLSLMILFLVTILSLAPAIVMSLTSFTKIVIVLDFVRRALSIQNLPPNQVMVGLALFMTFFIMAPTLNIVYEKGLNPYMEGKIDTNEFFDKSMVPLREFMMRQIGTSGAKDVALFLKIGKVENVESFDDVPNYVLIPAFMLSEIKKAFWIGIIIFIPFIVVDLVVASALLSMGLNMLPPVMVSLPFKLILFVLVDGWNLIVYELVRSYK; encoded by the coding sequence ATGAGACATAATAGAGTTATGTGGAAGATACTTTCGGGTGTTCTTCTTTTTGCAGTATTGGTCATTGCAATCCCGGAAGAGACTTTTGCCCAAGCAAAGGCTCCTAGGATCCCGATCCCAAATTTGAATATCAATGTGAACGAAGCGAAAGGTCCTAGAGAAACAAGCCTTTCTTTGATGATCTTGTTCTTAGTCACAATTCTTTCTTTGGCTCCTGCCATTGTAATGTCCCTGACTTCTTTCACTAAGATCGTAATCGTATTGGATTTTGTGAGAAGGGCGCTTTCTATCCAAAACCTTCCGCCTAACCAAGTAATGGTGGGACTCGCGTTATTCATGACATTCTTCATCATGGCTCCCACCTTGAATATTGTGTATGAGAAGGGCCTGAATCCATATATGGAAGGCAAAATAGACACAAACGAATTTTTCGATAAGTCCATGGTCCCGCTTAGAGAATTTATGATGAGGCAGATCGGGACGAGTGGCGCTAAGGACGTCGCTCTATTTTTAAAGATCGGAAAAGTGGAGAATGTCGAATCCTTTGACGATGTTCCGAATTACGTTCTTATTCCCGCATTTATGCTTTCGGAGATTAAGAAAGCTTTTTGGATCGGGATCATCATTTTTATTCCATTTATCGTAGTAGATCTTGTGGTTGCTTCCGCACTTCTCTCCATGGGTTTGAACATGCTTCCTCCTGTAATGGTGAGTTTACCGTTCAAATTGATCTTATTCGTTTTGGTGGATGGTTGGAATTTAATCGTCTACGAGCTCGTAAGGAGTTATAAATGA
- the fliQ gene encoding flagellar biosynthesis protein FliQ, whose protein sequence is MTEVDAITLIRDALFVTLKLSSPILLTAMVVGLIIGILQTTTSIQEPTIAFVPKLLSIFAVIVIFAGWMLQTMTDYTRDLFLMIEKF, encoded by the coding sequence ATGACGGAAGTAGATGCAATCACTCTGATCAGAGACGCATTGTTTGTGACTCTTAAACTTTCTTCTCCCATTTTGCTAACTGCGATGGTGGTAGGGCTTATTATAGGGATTTTGCAAACCACAACTTCTATCCAAGAACCTACGATCGCTTTCGTTCCAAAGTTATTATCCATTTTTGCAGTGATTGTGATCTTTGCAGGTTGGATGCTCCAAACAATGACAGATTATACCAGGGATCTCTTCCTGATGATAGAGAAGTTTTAG
- a CDS encoding MFS transporter encodes MSETKTENSTKATKKEWIGLAVIALPCLLYAMDLTVLYLAAPQLSADLNPTPSQQLWIMDIYGFLVAGFLVIMGNLGDRIGRRKLLLYGAAAFGVASVLAAFSTSSEILILTRAILGITAATLAPSTLSLIRNMFLDPEERTFAIGIWGMSFSLGGAIGPLVGGVLLEYFWWGSVFLMSVPIMILLLIVGPKLLPEFKDPNSGKMDLPSAVLSLVSVLSIIYGLKQIAENGWGFVPILTILAGLLVGAIFIKRQTTLTDPMIDLQLFKLPAFSAAVVGNTMTIFVALGTFLFISQYLQLVLGLSPLEAGLWTLPGAVGNVIGSLAVPMIVKHTRPLYVMLGGLVLTAIGMFLYAQINMENGIWVIIVGALTMSLGICAVVILGTDIIVSSAPPERAGAAASISETAAEFGGVLGIAILGSIGVAIFKSRINSIDLPGLTPEQWESSHNTLASAVAVAKELPEPSKQILLNTARDAFTDSLHFVSLLSVGISIALAFAIFFILKDRKEREVVAEPVELDKATR; translated from the coding sequence ATGTCTGAAACTAAAACTGAAAACTCAACCAAAGCCACCAAGAAAGAGTGGATCGGCTTGGCAGTGATCGCACTGCCCTGCCTGCTATACGCGATGGATTTAACGGTTCTATATCTGGCTGCTCCTCAATTATCAGCGGATCTGAATCCTACTCCTTCTCAACAATTATGGATCATGGATATTTATGGCTTCTTAGTCGCTGGATTTCTTGTGATCATGGGAAATTTGGGAGATAGGATCGGGCGTCGCAAACTTCTTCTCTACGGAGCGGCAGCATTCGGGGTAGCATCCGTTCTTGCAGCATTCTCTACTAGTTCAGAAATTTTGATCCTGACCCGCGCGATCTTAGGGATCACTGCAGCCACTTTAGCACCTTCTACATTATCATTAATTCGTAATATGTTTTTGGATCCGGAAGAAAGGACTTTTGCGATCGGTATTTGGGGAATGAGTTTCTCTTTAGGTGGAGCGATCGGTCCTCTTGTGGGCGGAGTTCTATTGGAATATTTCTGGTGGGGTTCCGTTTTCCTAATGAGTGTTCCGATTATGATCCTTCTTCTTATCGTTGGCCCCAAACTTCTTCCCGAATTTAAAGATCCAAATTCAGGTAAGATGGATCTGCCTAGCGCGGTCCTATCTTTGGTATCCGTACTTTCTATTATCTACGGCTTGAAACAGATTGCAGAGAATGGTTGGGGATTCGTTCCCATTCTTACGATTCTTGCTGGACTTTTGGTCGGAGCGATCTTTATCAAAAGACAAACTACTCTTACTGATCCGATGATAGATCTTCAGTTATTCAAACTTCCCGCTTTCAGCGCTGCGGTTGTGGGAAATACGATGACCATCTTCGTGGCATTAGGAACCTTCTTGTTCATTTCCCAATACTTACAATTAGTTTTAGGACTTTCTCCTTTAGAAGCTGGACTTTGGACTCTTCCAGGAGCAGTGGGCAACGTGATCGGTTCTCTTGCAGTTCCAATGATCGTTAAACACACTCGTCCGCTATATGTAATGTTAGGCGGTTTAGTATTAACTGCTATCGGAATGTTCCTATATGCCCAGATTAATATGGAAAACGGGATTTGGGTGATCATTGTCGGAGCTTTGACCATGTCTCTTGGGATATGTGCAGTCGTGATCTTGGGAACGGATATCATCGTTAGCTCCGCTCCTCCGGAAAGAGCAGGAGCTGCAGCATCCATTTCAGAAACAGCGGCCGAATTCGGTGGCGTTCTCGGAATCGCAATCCTTGGAAGTATAGGCGTCGCAATCTTCAAGTCCAGGATCAATTCAATTGATCTTCCAGGACTTACTCCAGAGCAATGGGAAAGTTCTCATAATACTTTAGCTTCTGCGGTAGCCGTAGCGAAAGAACTTCCGGAACCAAGTAAGCAAATATTGCTCAATACCGCCCGGGACGCATTCACTGATTCTCTACATTTTGTTTCCCTTTTAAGTGTTGGGATCTCAATTGCTTTGGCATTTGCGATCTTCTTCATTTTAAAAGATAGAAAAGAACGGGAAGTAGTCGCAGAACCGGTAGAATTGGATAAAGCAACTAGATAA
- a CDS encoding SRPBCC family protein — protein sequence MNETKQPEFKEMILTRTINAPRDLVWKAWTDPNMVSQWWGPHGFTAPLCQLDLRSGGELLIHMKDPEGGINPMKGTYKEIVPKDKIVFSSYIAFEMDGKKPAAEILITILFTDKGSQTELQVRALPIKVDPELYPAVEGMEEGWTQTLDKLTAIFA from the coding sequence ATGAACGAGACCAAACAACCTGAATTTAAAGAAATGATACTTACTAGGACTATAAATGCTCCAAGAGACCTAGTTTGGAAGGCTTGGACAGATCCTAATATGGTATCGCAATGGTGGGGTCCACATGGCTTTACCGCACCTCTCTGCCAGTTGGATCTTCGTTCCGGCGGAGAATTACTCATCCATATGAAAGATCCTGAGGGTGGGATCAATCCGATGAAAGGTACATATAAGGAGATCGTTCCTAAAGACAAGATCGTATTCTCCTCATATATCGCATTCGAGATGGATGGCAAAAAACCTGCTGCTGAAATCCTAATCACCATTCTATTTACCGACAAGGGTTCTCAGACCGAACTTCAAGTGCGCGCACTTCCAATCAAGGTGGATCCGGAACTTTATCCTGCAGTGGAAGGTATGGAAGAAGGTTGGACCCAAACCCTGGATAAACTTACAGCGATTTTCGCTTAA
- the asd gene encoding archaetidylserine decarboxylase (Phosphatidylserine decarboxylase is synthesized as a single chain precursor. Generation of the pyruvoyl active site from a Ser is coupled to cleavage of a Gly-Ser bond between the larger (beta) and smaller (alpha chains). It is an integral membrane protein.), producing MLTTKLFPFLDLDLLKPYFYFLVFIGLYLTIRLKFPQIRFLFLAFKIFSGNMDYKGSRGRLVHSQAFYAGTGSSLLPGAVLGSALALVLAGPGVLVWIWLSSFLIMPLRFVSSTLAIRFRIKLESGRYLSGPMYFIEKALRARWLAIAFSLACLLTVLSMGSAIPVLGASFLAQNGLDIQGMTVPFLISIIVVFVVLGGIRRIGRVSSYIAPIGLILFFLSYVLLFRDHLGNFYAFLEAVFKEAMQPFSLLLGGGFSLARIFSTGTGMFFLSTETGIGKSAGVAGVVRTDSAAKQGIVSMLATFFEGFVISTLVIYALFSFGVKDLESVKNFLFVLINGPTDPARLALIASFLLFSIVAISGWFYTGEQNARYIFGEKFANAYRILFVASLLGSAYAYVQYGEGFLLQVFGIGYGLALITAVPVLISLVLLAKVAQGELRKFLEGGAHYEIFKDFYLLLLSILPKNLVSLLFGILAALRLPRFIMIPILKAFAKAYKINLNEAELEIQEYNSLNQFFTRALKAGARIIDSAENALVSPVDARITGFGDINDQVILQAKGVDYNLKELIGGDKYLSKFQNGKYITFYLSPQDYHRIHSPAYGRILGYYYEPGKLFPVNELAVFGIRGLFPKNERLITFLQTEFGLVAVIKVGASNVGRIRVTYDKKIITNTLIRTTKEEDYKDVSIMIEKGAELGRFEMGSTVILILERDTFDFADLPLNEKVTYGTTIGTFRKQVLKLPR from the coding sequence ATGCTGACAACTAAACTATTTCCGTTCTTGGATTTGGATCTTTTAAAACCGTATTTTTACTTTTTAGTTTTTATAGGGTTATACCTAACCATTCGATTAAAGTTTCCACAAATTCGTTTTTTATTTTTAGCGTTTAAAATTTTTTCCGGGAACATGGACTATAAAGGTTCCCGAGGACGTTTGGTACATTCTCAAGCATTTTATGCCGGAACTGGTTCCTCTTTACTTCCTGGAGCAGTACTCGGTTCCGCATTAGCATTGGTACTGGCAGGTCCGGGAGTTTTAGTCTGGATTTGGCTTTCCAGTTTTCTGATCATGCCACTTCGTTTTGTTTCTTCTACACTCGCGATCCGATTCAGGATTAAATTAGAAAGCGGAAGATATCTTTCGGGTCCAATGTATTTTATCGAAAAGGCACTTAGAGCTAGATGGCTCGCTATTGCTTTTTCTTTGGCCTGTTTGTTGACTGTACTTTCAATGGGAAGTGCAATCCCGGTTTTAGGAGCTTCCTTTTTAGCGCAGAATGGACTGGATATCCAAGGGATGACTGTTCCGTTTTTGATCTCCATCATAGTCGTGTTCGTAGTGTTAGGTGGGATCAGAAGGATTGGAAGAGTTTCTTCGTATATTGCTCCTATAGGCCTTATTCTATTTTTCTTAAGTTATGTTCTATTGTTTAGAGATCATTTAGGAAATTTTTATGCATTCTTAGAAGCAGTCTTTAAGGAAGCGATGCAACCATTCTCCTTGCTGCTTGGAGGAGGTTTTTCTCTTGCAAGGATTTTCAGTACTGGAACTGGAATGTTCTTCTTATCCACTGAAACTGGGATCGGAAAAAGTGCAGGGGTAGCTGGAGTGGTTCGTACTGATTCCGCTGCAAAGCAGGGGATTGTGAGTATGCTCGCAACATTCTTCGAAGGTTTTGTGATCTCTACTTTGGTGATCTATGCATTATTCTCCTTTGGGGTAAAGGACCTTGAGTCTGTTAAAAATTTCTTATTCGTATTAATAAACGGTCCTACTGATCCTGCAAGACTTGCTTTGATTGCATCCTTCTTATTATTCTCCATAGTTGCAATCTCCGGATGGTTCTATACTGGAGAACAAAACGCTCGTTATATCTTCGGAGAAAAATTCGCAAACGCTTATCGGATTTTATTCGTAGCGTCTTTGCTTGGTTCAGCATACGCGTATGTCCAATATGGAGAAGGGTTTCTATTACAAGTATTCGGTATCGGTTACGGGCTTGCGCTTATTACCGCCGTGCCGGTTCTAATTAGTTTGGTTCTTTTGGCTAAAGTGGCCCAGGGTGAACTCCGGAAATTCTTGGAGGGTGGGGCACATTACGAAATCTTTAAGGACTTTTACCTCCTTCTTCTTTCTATTCTGCCGAAAAACTTGGTTTCTTTGCTCTTTGGGATCTTGGCTGCTTTAAGACTGCCTAGATTTATCATGATCCCGATCTTAAAGGCATTTGCAAAAGCGTATAAGATCAACCTGAACGAAGCGGAGCTCGAGATCCAAGAGTATAATTCCTTAAACCAATTTTTCACAAGAGCCTTAAAGGCCGGTGCAAGGATTATAGACTCTGCGGAGAATGCGCTTGTTTCTCCTGTGGATGCAAGGATCACAGGATTCGGTGATATTAACGACCAAGTGATCCTTCAGGCAAAAGGTGTGGATTATAACCTAAAAGAATTGATAGGTGGGGATAAGTATCTTTCCAAATTCCAGAACGGAAAATATATCACATTCTATCTTTCTCCTCAGGATTATCATAGGATCCATTCTCCTGCATACGGAAGAATATTAGGATATTATTATGAACCTGGAAAACTTTTTCCGGTAAACGAATTGGCAGTGTTTGGGATCAGAGGCCTTTTCCCTAAGAATGAAAGGTTGATCACATTTTTGCAAACCGAATTCGGACTGGTTGCGGTAATCAAAGTAGGTGCTTCGAATGTAGGTCGTATCCGTGTAACTTACGACAAAAAGATCATCACTAATACTTTGATCCGAACTACTAAGGAAGAAGATTATAAAGACGTTTCCATTATGATCGAAAAAGGTGCGGAACTGGGAAGATTTGAAATGGGTTCCACAGTGATCTTGATCCTGGAAAGAGATACTTTTGATTTTGCTGACCTTCCTCTTAACGAAAAGGTAACCTACGGAACCACGATTGGAACTTTCAGAAAACAGGTCTTAAAACTTCCTAGATAA
- a CDS encoding DUF971 domain-containing protein — protein sequence MSLSLKSTTPENIEFDENILKIEWKDGVVSEFPLLELRKRCPCVVCKGGHGGKVGATTSGIKEAKLLSFSKVGRYAINLVWGDYHNTGIYSFDSLRLYWQGEPGDLGIP from the coding sequence ATGAGTCTTAGTTTAAAATCGACCACACCGGAAAACATAGAATTCGATGAGAATATTCTAAAAATTGAATGGAAAGATGGAGTCGTCTCCGAATTTCCTCTTTTGGAACTCAGGAAAAGATGCCCTTGCGTAGTTTGCAAGGGAGGCCATGGGGGAAAAGTAGGAGCGACGACTAGCGGGATCAAAGAGGCCAAATTATTGTCTTTTTCTAAGGTGGGAAGATACGCAATTAATTTGGTTTGGGGAGATTACCACAATACCGGAATTTATAGCTTCGATTCTCTCAGACTCTATTGGCAGGGAGAACCTGGGGACTTGGGAATTCCATGA
- a CDS encoding ArsR/SmtB family transcription factor — MVKYDTESDRLSNTFAALADPTRREILLYLVSGEATVKELAEPFNMSLPGISKHLKVLEKAGLIERGREAQWRPCKIRPDGLKEASGWLDHYRHFWEESLDRLDAYLQQLQGKNTEPEK, encoded by the coding sequence ATGGTTAAATACGATACAGAATCCGATCGACTGAGCAATACTTTCGCGGCCCTCGCAGACCCAACAAGAAGGGAAATCCTTCTCTATTTGGTCTCCGGAGAGGCAACCGTTAAAGAACTGGCAGAACCTTTCAATATGAGTCTACCCGGAATTTCCAAACACCTCAAGGTCTTGGAAAAGGCAGGGCTGATTGAAAGAGGAAGAGAGGCCCAATGGAGGCCTTGCAAGATACGACCGGATGGCCTAAAGGAAGCATCCGGTTGGTTAGATCATTACCGTCATTTCTGGGAAGAAAGTTTGGATCGTTTAGATGCGTATCTGCAACAACTCCAAGGTAAAAATACGGAGCCGGAAAAATAG